From a single Toxoplasma gondii ME49 chromosome II, whole genome shotgun sequence genomic region:
- a CDS encoding hypothetical protein (encoded by transcript TGME49_297488) yields ALFLELDADPRRVSAVVMEPSRQKVCLLFLCALVPFFPRPCPLMLRKGSLRRDLRLLHKNRPLLRAKTLEGQTWDALGTSRYTPLASWRSGARSSSRRRRGRTRRRRGRRRGRRRRGRRERDRGRTRKN; encoded by the coding sequence gCGCTCTTCCTGGAGCTGGACGCGGACCCGAGGCGAGTGAGCGCGGTCGTCATGGAACCCTCCCGGCAGAaagtgtgtcttctcttcctctgcgcgTTGGTTCCGTTCTTCCCCCGACCCTGTCCCTTGATGCTGAGGAAAGGCAGCCTGCGTAGAGACCTGCGGCTTTTGCACAAAAACAGGCCTTTGTTGAGAGCGAAGACTCTGGAGGGGCAGACGTGGGACGCTCTCGGGACCTCCCGATACACCCCATTGGCTAGTTGGAGAAGCGGAGcccgcagcagcagcagacgaagaagagggagaacacgaagaagaagaggaagaagaagaggaagaagaagaagaggaaggagagaaagagacagagggagaacacGGAAGAACTGA